The Streptomyces rimosus genomic interval GCCGAACAGGTCCGTCAAGTAGGCGGGCACGGTGGCGAACCCGCCCCCGTAGAACGAGAGCAGTACCGCGGCGCACCCGATGAACAGCGGCTTGGACGCGTCGCCCGCCAGCGCGATCAGCAGATACATCAGCGCGCCGGCGCCCAGGTAGAGGCGGTAGACGTTCTTCCGCCCGGCCAGGTCGGAGGTGGCCGACCAGACGATCCGGCCGAGCATGTTGGCCAGCGACAGCAGGCCGACGAAGCCCGCCGCGGCCGACGCGCTCACCGGCGCGGCACTGTGCGCGAAGAAGTCGGCCACCATCGGCGCCGCCTTCTCCAGGATGCCGATACCCGCCGTGACGTTCGTGCACAGCACCACCCACAGACACCAGAACTGCGGGGTGCGCAGGGCGTTACGGGCGGAGACCTGCGCGGTGACCGGGGCGCGGGGCGCGGCCGTACGGCGTGGGGCGGAGCCGCCCGCGCCGGGGGTTTGCGCATCAGGGGCCTCCTCCTCGGTGGGCGGCACCCGTACGAGCAGCACCCCGAGCGTCATGAAGACCGCGTACGCCAGCCCCATCACCAGGAACGTCCGGGCGATCCCGGCCGGATTGGTGCCCAGTACGCCCAGCAGCCAGGCCGACCAGGGCGAGGCGATCAGGGCGCCGCCGCCGAAGCCCATGATGGCGATGCCGGTGGCCGTGCCGGGGCGGTCCGGGAACCACTTGATGAGCGTGGACACGGGGGAGATGTAGCCGATGCCCAGGCCGACGCCGCCGATCACCCCGTATCCGAGGACGACGAGCCAGTACTGCCGGGTGGCCGCGCCGAGCGCCGCCACCAGGAAGCCCGAGGAGAAGCAGACCGCCGAGACGGCCATCGCCCAGCGGGGGCCGTTGCGCTCGACGAGGGTGCCGCCGAACGCGGCGGACAGCCCCAGCATGACGATGGCCAGCTGGAAGGGGAGCGCGGACGCCGTCCCGGACAGGCCCAGCGCGGATTCCAGGGGTGGTTTGAACACGCTCCACGCGTACGCCTGCCCGATGGCGAGGTGGATCGACAGCGCCGCGGGCGGCACGAGCCAACGGCTCCAGCCCGGCGGCGCGACGACGGTACGGGGACGGGAACGGCCGGACGTACGCATGAGGCGGAACGTACAGCGTTCACCCACCTCCGGGAAGTACGCCCACGCCGCGCCCGCGTCCGCGAACCCGCCGGCACCGCGCCCCGGCCGCCCCTCAGGCCGCCACGGACAGCCGCCGCTCG includes:
- a CDS encoding OFA family MFS transporter; translation: MRTSGRSRPRTVVAPPGWSRWLVPPAALSIHLAIGQAYAWSVFKPPLESALGLSGTASALPFQLAIVMLGLSAAFGGTLVERNGPRWAMAVSAVCFSSGFLVAALGAATRQYWLVVLGYGVIGGVGLGIGYISPVSTLIKWFPDRPGTATGIAIMGFGGGALIASPWSAWLLGVLGTNPAGIARTFLVMGLAYAVFMTLGVLLVRVPPTEEEAPDAQTPGAGGSAPRRTAAPRAPVTAQVSARNALRTPQFWCLWVVLCTNVTAGIGILEKAAPMVADFFAHSAAPVSASAAAGFVGLLSLANMLGRIVWSATSDLAGRKNVYRLYLGAGALMYLLIALAGDASKPLFIGCAAVLLSFYGGGFATVPAYLTDLFGTYQVGAIHGRLLTAWSTAGVLGPLIVNAIADARRSAGHTGPELYTTSFFVMIGLLVVGFAANELVRPVHPRHHEPPPYGVRTAAPSAPKGAAS